TATTTGTTGTATGAGTTGACAGATTCCCAGCTTTAGTCATACTGTTGCCAGTTTAATGGGAAGGCTTTGCACAACAACCCCACAACACTTAGAAAACATTAGTTAATTAAAAAGATACTAAAGAAAATCcttaataatagtaataataataacctgGGTAAAGTAAACACAATTTAATAACTGTGTCGTCACTGGCAACAGAATGTGAGAAATGACGCCCAGCCCAAGTAATGAGGGGTTAAGCAGATTCTTCTAATCACCCCAAGGCCAGTAATGTCTGTAAGGCACTGCTTTAAGGTGTGCATTTAAAGTTTACAAATTCCTCTTTATGTTTGTTGAAGCTTTCACTGTGACTGATGTGTATCACAGAACATATTTTGGCCAAGACCACCTGGATGATGTGGTTCCTATGGAAATCCACCAAGAACCTGGGCTCGACTGAGGGCTGAAATCATGTTAAAAATGATTTGGCTGGCTAAAGTCATTTGATTGCACAATGTCTCCATTATTTCAGCACAGCGTGTCATGCTAGCAGTCAACTAAAGCACTTACGAAACTGTTACTCACAGCTGTCCGAATAATCAACATCCCACTGCAACACAGATGCATTCACAAAAATATTGTGGCCTAAACTCATATTTGGAAattggtttttaaatcactgcacatgcacacatactgaTCACAGTTTTCCTGTTCTTCCTGCTGATGGTTCCTCCACTTTCTTTTCACTCGAAAAATGCAGTTCTTTGGTTTGTAAGGTCATAAAAATGTAGCTTTGTGTACTTTCATCAGTTCTACTTTAGATCAGAGCGCTGCAGTGCATCTCACATCcgtctttttaaaattttgggGGGATTATTTCTAGTAGATGTGATTGACAAGAAGGCATCTGCACATGATACAAAGCAAAAGGGCCTAAAAGCGCACTGCTGATAATAGgtttggttaatttttttcaTGCACTTGTGTTATTTGGGCCTTTACATAAAGCGGTAATGTGCAGTTTCTCCACTGCAGAAAGTActgcattcaaaaaaaaaaaaaaggaaacgtATGAATTCTACTTGTAATTTCTTTCTGCAGGTGTCATCCTCCAATGCCACCACTATCTCACAGCCCATCTTGCAGCTGTCTGGGGACAGTCAGGCCCAGGTAGCCCAGGTGGCTCAGGGTCAGGACCTGACTGCAGCAGCAGGTCAGACTCTACAGAGCGTGCAGCTGGTCAACCCTGGGACCTTTCTCATCCAGGCCCAAACTGTCACTGCTACCGGACAGATCCAGTGGCAGACCTTCCAGGTAAGTTCAAGGGGGATGTTTTGCTCTTTCAGGTGAGCTTACTTTCCTAAAAacatctgttttctctcttaGGTTCAGGGTGTCCAGTCACTCCAAGGACTTCAGCTGCCCCAGGGTCAGGGCCAGGCCCAACAGTTGACTTTAGCCCCAGTCCAGACCCTTCCCCTGGGCCAGACAGGCCAGGTCAGCCTGCCCAACCTCCAAACAGTCACAGTTAACTCTGTAACACAAACTGGGGTCCAGTACTCACAGGGAGAGGATGCAAACAGTCCAGCAGGTACAGCCACGCATAAATCActcttcatttcattcatttagtTAATCCCTTACAGTTTCTTAAATCTCCCTCttgcattctgttttcctctgCTCAGGTATCCAGATAAAGGAAGAGCCAGACTCTGAGGAGTGGCAGCTGAGCGGGGATTCCACGCTGAACCCCAGTGACCTGAACAACCTGCGTGTTCAGATGGGAGACGAGGACATGGAGACGCCAAGCGGGGAGGGCAAAAGGCTCCGCAGAGTCGCCTGCACCTGCCCCAACTGCAAAGAGTCCGGAGGAAGGTAGgcctctgaaaacacacacacaagccacGGATAACAGGAGGTGTAGGTGCTGAGCTCACCTTTTACCAgcagaacaaaaaaaggaacgAGTAAATGAAAAGTTTGGAAAATGGAAGCACTTCACTTCTGCCGATCCCTTTTATCTTCACTCTCCCTCGTTTCCACAGGGGTTCAGGTATGGggaagaagaagcagcacaTCTGCCACATCGCCGGCTGCGGCAAGGTTTACGGGAAGACATCCCACCTCCGAGCTCACCTGCGCTGGCATAGCGGTGAGAGACCCTTCGTCTGCAACTGGATGTTCTGTGGGAAGAGATTCACCAGGAGCgacgagctgcagagacacAGGAGGACGCACACAGGTGAGATCACCTATCGACACgctttttgttttgaaattgaaaaaaaaaaagaataacaacaAAGTAACAGTTTTATGGTAGGAGCTCATGTGGGGATCACGTTGCCGTTACAATGTTACagttacaaaatgtttttatgtctgctgctgctgctgtccagAGCTTTTGTTTGCGATCGCAAACGCAATGTTCAGCAAAGAGGTGTGaaatgcaaaggaaaaaaaagtgagaaaccGACACTTCACAGCAGATCATCAGCgatatcagttttattttatttgtagctGAAATGAATTTAATCAGCTAATAAACACTTGAAATTACATCATTGTTCATCTGTGCAGTTAAGTAGGAGATAATATCAACTCAGCACgaagtattattattaaatcattttaacaaGGCTGCCGTTCTGTGATAAAGCCTGAGATGTAGACGGGGGCTGTGATGACAAACTTGTGATGTGTGCTTGTCCTTAATTGATACTTTGGGTTAAACGACAACTAGAGTCAGGCTCTGATTTCTTTAGAAATCTGACCCCATCACTGCGATCACATTTCTCTCACAATGATGCAATATGTGACCGTCTGTCATTAATAAATCATTAATGACATCCATCAACAGTCTTCCAGCAGTATTAATGTAGAGGTGTAGCTGCTCAGTCTTGCTATCTTGGTAAAGCCTTTGGGTTCCTTTttggctcttattttgaaaacccTCTAAGTCGGTGAAGGAGGAAACCAAAGTTTAATTTCAGTGGTCACCAGGACAGAAGCACCAGTAAAGTGTGTTGTTTCATACTTTTCCCGTTTAGATGTTGATTGGCTCTTTAGGGGCAGGCATGGGACAAGTTTTAATTATTCAATTAGGGGGCGTTTTAGCTATTTTCAGAGAGGAgagtaaagttttttttcagaGAGGAAAGTTGGGGGAGAGCGACAGGAAAGGATCTGATCCCAGATTTTGCATTGAGCCTTGGGGCatatggtcacctgctcatccaGGTGATGTCAAGTGAATCTGAGTAGGATCTTGCTCACGTGGGCCACCAAGAATCCAGTGGTCACGGTGAGTGAGATCCACACTTCCTTTGAGGAGATGTAAGTTCAGTGTAGAATCAGATTAGAGATTTATGGTTTCAACATCACATATTTTTTAAGATGTATGGAAGAGAGGAAAGGTCACATGACCTCGACAAGGGCTGCAAATCAAGTTGTGTTGCAATAAAGTTGCTCTGTAGCATCTTAGTGAGGTAAGGCAACTCATTAAAGGCATCCCTGTTGTCCAGTGTGCAGTGTCATCATCATGCTGTAgggatgtttttctttcttttatttgctcAAAATCAAGATTCATCTCAACacgctttatattgtgaggtaaaaGCCCTAAAATGTTATGACTCTAAATTAATATGATGCTGAAAACTATTTAACAGTTACACTAAGAAGAGTGAGGAAATGCTTAAAATGGGGTCCTGAGTAGGCTCGAGGGAGCCGTCCCCACTGCAGGTGCTTTTACAAGTGCTAAGTGAAGGATCTGATGCTAGAAACAAGCGACAAAGTCTCCAAATGCTCCAGTTCAGTTATTTGCAGACAAAAATGTGCCTCGCCACTGATGTGTGCTTGTTGGACCCTGCAGGGGAGAAGAAGTTTGTGTGCTCAGAGTGCTCCAAGAGGTTCATGCGGAGCGACCACCTGGCCAAGCACATAAAGACTCACCAGAATAAAAAAGGCGGGGTGCCCCCCTCCACGTCTCCACCCACCTCCGACGCCGTCATCACCACGGACGGAACAACGCTCATCCTCCAGGCCACCAATGCGCACGACCTTGTAGCCAATCAGGAGATCCCCTTGCAGCTGGTCACAGTGGCGCCCAGCGAGGTCATGGAAtgagggggtgggtgggggttgATGTGGTGAGGTGGCTTTTTGAGAACTGGCCTATCAAAAGGGACCTCTTGGGCTTTTCTCTTCCCCTcttccccccccttttttttttccttttttttttttttttttacatatgaaTATATACCTAAATGTATatgacaaatatatatattttaagtaaGAGTTATCTTgactttatgtttgttttttgcagtctTTTTATAGGCGGGCAAAAAgaaataacattaaaatgtgtttgctatgtacacacgctcacacacacacgaaaacaCACACGAAAACACACATTAACACTCAAAACACGACATGAATACTCAACACGATGAAATGCCTTATTTTGTATTATACTCTTGTATAAAATGCTGGAGGTGcatgttggttttttgtttgtttttaaagaaaaagcttTGCAGATGATGTAACTGTAACGGGGgtaaatgtgtttgtgaaaTCGGACCGAGGGAAAAGGAAGCCGTGGAAACTCTCGGGGAGAGTCGTGACAAATCTGAGCGCCCTGTTTGAAGCGGCGCGGCGTCCACACCGCTGccttgatttgtttttgttttgtttcgtttttttaaagtagtttttaaatgttttttggaaATGTGCTGATTCGCTTTTTTCCTGAGAGTAAAAAACATCCAGCACCTCAGAGTCTGGTACCATCCCTTCACTGTCGTCGTGCTACAGGTAACCAGCTGCTCACACGGGCTTCGCGTTTGGCGTTACAGACTTTAGTAAGACTGCAAATCAGGTTATTTTCCAGCCCAGTCAGGGCAGCGGTGCTGATGTCACGCCGCGCGCTGCTCGACGCCGAGCACGGGCGCAGCTGGCTGGTCAGGTTAAGATGACAGTGCCACCATTAACCGGTTTGAAGTTTGCGTTTTTGCCTCAAGGacgaggggaggggagggggaaaCAGATGCAAGCAACTTCTTTCAGCATCTGTTTTCATGAGCACGCCGTCCGCTGTGCTTGTCAACATTTAAAGAAACaccacatctttttttttttccttttttgggggggggcgTTAATTCTCGTTGTTTCAGTTCTCCACGTCTCTTTGCTGGTCTGGGTGTCGTCTCTGTTGAAGCCACACGATGATGGGAATCATAGGTTTTAAAGCGTTCTGGGTTATTGTTTGTTGGCTGCAGGAGGAGTCTGCACACACCAGTGTTGCCATGTGAAGAAAACGGATGCATCAAATCCGCTCCATTAAGGGCggttctactttttttttttcctgcttgttTTTGTGTCATCACATTCCAGTTGCACGCCACACGCTGTGGGATTCGTTTTGCAATAACCGCTCTGTTGGTAATTCTGGCCAGATGTCACTCAagtgaaaaagcaaaacaatcatgccattgtttgtgtgtttttattttttattttaattgatgTAATCCCTTTGTTTGTCCTCATCTTTGTAGCATTCATTTACATGTATATTATCTTATTTTCACATTGTTCATAGAAGCCATTAGTTAACTGAATTTTGTTGTATCAAAACCttattttaagtgatttttgttttttttaaagaattggTGTAAAAATTGAATGTTACCTTTTTGTAAAACCTTTTTTCAAATGGATCACAATAAAAGTCTGAAACCTTCCAGTAACAGGTTTTTTGTGTCGAGGGCAGAAATGGGATGCCCTGCACCAAGAGAGTTACACTTTAGAGAGTATGGAGATGCTGATGGTTGGTAAGATGAGAGTAAACAACGGGGGAAAGGAAGAGACCAGCAGTGATGTGCAAAGAGATCACAGTATGAATCGCTGCTCTGGAAAAATTAGATCTGTAATATTAAACAGGCATTGTGGTGGCAAATCCAGATGTTGCCATCAGGATCAGATCTGTTCTTAAGAAACTCACAGCTGTGCATGATGTGAGAACAAGAACCATCACGACATGCTACATGTGTGAGAGGGGTCATTTCCCAGTCTTATATGCAAAAAAAGTACACTGTTAATATCCATACTGTCTTCATTACACTTCTAGCTGTGACATAATCACAGTGGAAACTTTAGTCTCATAGTAAATGAATTTAAgagataaatttgaaaatcctaggtGTTTTTCAGAAAGGCTGGTTTCGTGCAAAATGCTTCATAAGTTCTCATGTGGATTCAGATTGGTGCAGGGAAGTGACATCACTACTTTGTCATCCAGGAACTACCTACACAGTCTAGCCATTGGCCTACATAATCAGTCTGATGATGCCATCCTGGTAACGCCAGCACAGTCTAGAGGTCTGTGTGACTGAAGGATATGAATCCCCCAGATCACCACTAACCCACTGCCAAACCTGTCATGCTGGATGATGTTGGAAGCAGTGAAGCATTCGCCCAGCCTCTCCACACTCTTTCAGGCTCAGAGTGAATCTGCTCTCCACATGGGAGAACGGAGTCCCAGCGGCAGACCGGCCAGTTCTGGTGTCCTGTCAAGCTGTGCAGTGCTGGGGTGAAAAGGTCCCACAAAGGGACGTCAGGCCCTCACACCACCCTCGTGGACTCTGATTCAGAGAGCCTGCACATGAATAGCTTGCTGGAGGTCATGTTGTAGGGCTCTGGCAGTgctcctgttcctccttgcacaaaagagcagaaacaagtcctgctgctgggttgatgTCCTTCTATGGCCCTGTTCAGTCTCCTAGCAGCTCCTCCACACTCTTGAGgatgtgctgggagacacagcaaagcTTATTTTGACAGCAAGCATGGGCTGCAGGTACTGCCTCATGCTGCCAGATGTGACAAGGACACTAggcaaaaagcaaaactagagaaaaaGCAGTCACGAAGGATACGGGAGCAGTCTGGTTGTTGCCTCTGATGTCACTTTGATTTGCACCAGAGCAGGTGATATGGACTCACAGTGGTTCATGCTTCCTACCAGGACAGAACGATATCCCTGAAGTTTAACGGACTTGCTGTTATCATGTGAGCCAATGTTTCCTTTTTCAGCAGTGAACTTATCTGGCTGCTAACTAGCTTTCTCACCAGGGTTAGCAGAATCTGCACAGGACCTAAATAGTTAAAGCAGAATATTGTTCAAGTAATcacatgtaaacaaaaatacaatggACCACCCATTAATCGgagtttatttaacaaaaatatctgACAGCCGAAACAAGATGAAGATGACAAATCCATCGATGTTACCAAAGAACAGAAATCACTTTTGCTTTAGCCAAACTTTTAAGGCTTCTCTTCCCTTTACAGTATAACTTTGATCTGCTTCTGACTTTATGCTGCAACATCTGTACCTGAGAGTCACAGTGACAACAATCCTACTGATTTTGATGTTCATTTTCAGGTCAAACACCTGTGGGTGAGAGTTTACAGTGCTTCtccttgttttctttaaaatcaCAGCCTTCACATGAACTTGTATCTTTATGCAATCCAGAGAAAAACCAAACAGCTTCAAATGAGCGAATGCAAAGTGTTCCCAGCACCAGATGTTTGACTACAgcaaataaacaccaaaaggaACCAGCAATACCATTCTCTGAAGTcctcctccctttgtgcttctACAAAAGCCAGAACCAGAATCCCAATCAGTGCAAACAGACTGACATCAAttacagggagaaaaaaaaatgcgtGATTCGCTTCACAAAACACATCCTCACAGTTTGCACCCACACAGTCACCAAAACctataaaagaacaaaaaactggACATTGTTTCAACCAGTCGGTCAGTCTGTCAGCAGTCCCCGAGGCAGGAGAGGAGCGTCGTTCTGAAGCAGACTCTTTAAACAGAGTCCAGTTCAGAGCCTCATCGCAGCGAGCGCCTCACAGCTCCGTGTGAGCATCTGGCAgaggacagaggagagagaCGTTAGTCTGAGTGATTAATGCGGAAAGCTGCGCGTATCGGTTTCCGCGAGCGAAGCGCACCTGTGTCCTGCTGCTTCGCTATGTGGTTCGCTCTGTCTTGGATTCTGGCCTGCAGCCGTTTGATCTCCTGGTCGTAGTCGGTCCACTCTGCCACGATCCTCACCGCAGCCTGCAGCTTGGGCTCTTTGGTCATCGGGTTGTTGCACTGATAttgggaaaatgagaaaaaagacaaaacagctCATATCATAGTTCACATAATGTGGTTTGGTAACAAAAACAGGACGCAGCATCAAAACTGATTTTTGTCCACCTATAAAACAACTATTTAAAACCTTCatggcaaggctgagatggtttggacatgtgcagaggagggatagtggatattcTGGGCAAAAGATATTGAATATAAaactgccaggcaggaggaaaagagaaagctTCATGAATgtagaggaggaggacaggcagAGAGTTTGTGTGACtgaggaggatgctagggacagggtgagatggaggcagatgatccactgtggtggaGGAAGAAGGTGGTCTTATTTTTAATGTGAACTCATTCTTAAGCCTGCCTGCCCTCTAGTGGCTGTTAGGATACATGACAATCTTTAGAAAACTGCCATCAATCCTCTGGAACTCTGTCAAACTGTACACAAAATAGTTAATAAAAagaagcatgttttttttttttaccagatcTATTGTTTTGGCGCTCTTCTTGGAGCTGTCATCACACCAGGTCTCACACCACAGCCACTCCTGAGGTAGAGACTTTATGGGCACCTGGTGGATCATGTTGTTTGGAAGATCCTGGAAAAAATCAAAtcatataaacaaacaaaccagtgaGAAAAAGTGCAGAGCTTAACTAAAAGCAGAGAAGGGAAAACTATTGTTATGAAGGTTGAACCATCATGTACAAACAAGCATTAGAAGCAGCATCTGCTTCCCCTGTGTACTTTCACAGTTGGCTGTCTTTATGTTTTCTTTCGTTGCGTAGTAATCAAGTTGCAATCACAGACTACAGTTTGTCCTGTCGCTGTGCTCAAGGACATCAGAGCCTGAAATGTAAAAGCTGCTGAACAATGCTGCAATCATAAAACCAGTGATGCGCTGTCGTGAAATCAGAAGCAGAGCAGAACACGACGAGTAAACACGAGCGCCGACAAGGAACAGACGCACACTAACGCGAGGCTGCTCTAAAGTCTTCACTGAAAAACTGGAGAAGAGTGTTCAATCAATCTAAAAACATATGGCTGTTTTACATAAAACACGTGGCTCTGATGTCACGtgtacataaaaacacaaatgtagACAGTGAGTGAAGAGAGCGTCAGACCTGGTCGAGGTTGGAAAGGCTGTTGGGGTCTTGGCTGAGCCCCTGGTACTGTCCTCTGAGTCGATCTCCTGCAGCTATTTTCCTGAACTTCTTCAGATCGACGATGTACAGCGCGCTGCAAACGATGGTAGCACGTGAAAGTTGCAGGAAAGCATGTTTGCAGATAGTTGATGTTAAATGCTGCTGAAACTTGATTGCGACACTGGAGCTGAGCGATCAGCGTCTACCTGATGTGGTATTTGCGTCCAGCGAGGTGGCTCGCCCAGTATCCGGACTTCCAGAAGCGGTATCCGTCCATCTCCCTGCGGCTCTCGCAGAATGGAGTGTATCCGTACGGAGCTCCCTCCAGGTCGAAGTCACGCAGCTCCTTCAGGTCTGTGCGCACGATCTGAagcagaggaggaggtgtgaACAGCTTAGCTGgcacaaaacagtaaaaaaaataaaataaaaagagtcTAGGAACTCATGTGGAGCAGAACTGAGTGTGCACTTCCAAACTTTTCTATAAAACTACTTCCAAACCTTTTAGCACTTCATGGCAGTCATGAGGAATATTATATTTAACAGGTTCTCTGAAGCTGACAGTTTCCTCCTTTAATGAATAGTAAAAGAACAAATACTTGGACAGATGCAAGATGAGTGACTGTGTTTGCACAGCTACATGTGAGCGAACCTGGTCAGCATCCACGAACAGGATCTTGTCGACGGCCAGAGGGAACAGCACGTCCAGGAAGAGGATCTTATAGCCCCAGATGATCCTCTGCTTCTCCGTCTGCTGGTGTAACCAGCGGGGCCACTTATACTGGACCAGCTCGTACTGGAAGCCGTATTCCTTCGCCATGTGGGGGATAAACTCCTGAAAGATGGTGACACACAGGAACAGAGCTGTCAGCATGTGCACACCTCATAATTTTCCCCTTTGACAATATGGGGCCATAAATAATTAAGGTTTAAATTCATAAACAGGCTGACAGCTGACCGACAACTGACCCCTGACAGATTTAATGAAAATGGACTCAAATATCGAAaatgcaaaattaaataaacacaatgtaagaccaacccccccccaaaaaacaaaaaaaaccaagcaCGGTAACTTCAATAGACAGCAAAACTGGCCTTGCTATGCCGCTCTATGAGGTCGTAGAAGGACACAAACTGCTCCCAGCCAATCGGCAAAGATCAGGCTATGTGACAGTTAGAGACATTATTGCACGGACCAATCAGTAATGGCCTAAAGCGTTTCAAACTTCACTGTTCTTCTGGATTTCAGAAAACTCTTACATCTGTAACATTGAAACTAAGAGTGGTAAGCTAAATGAAACTCAGTCATTCTGTGGTTGAATAGTTGCTCTAAATGTtgagttttgtgttgtttacgTAGGATTTCTAGAAATTAGTGAAATATGTGGCATGACAGATGATTTTGTAGGACAGCAGAAATCAAAAGTAAAGTGAATGCCACATGTTTGTATAAAATTCTGCAGTCATCTACTGAGGAACGAAACTCATTCATAGAAATTTTCAAGTGAAATAAGTATGATTACACTCAGTTTTAGGACATTTTAGCAGATTTTATTATTCTTAAattgtttatatatatttatttatgtttatttttaactctAAATCTTATTTATGGTAACAGTGATCTAccaatttaatatttttgatgTATTTAATTTTGACTGAATTACTTTTTGTTGAATTCACATTTATTAtgacaatatttttttctacacTTTGCTGTTACTGTTTTTGCTTCAAAGCAGGCTCAATATTGACTTAAAAATAATCTCTCTTTTCCTATTGCAGCCGTCTGCTTGGTTCTTTTATTGAAAGAAGGCTGTTGTTGTGCCGTGCTACAGAAATAGCACAAGCTGCTCGATTCAGTGTTTATGAATGGGTTTAAATCTTTGAAGACTAGTATAAATGTTTGGTGCAGTCACTTCAAAACCACATTAGATAGATCTGACACAGAAGTGTAATTCACATTTCAAACCGTCTCCGGGTGAAATAACCGCTGGCGATGCCCAATGGCCGGGACCTGACAAACTTTTCTAAGCTTCCGGGCGAGCAATTGAGGCAACAACCAATGAGAGAGCAGGATACCGGTGACTGACACATGACCCGACAACCAGAGCCTGGAACTTCCACAAGGGATCAGCCGTCAGCTTCAGAGTGATATGCAATAACACTCCGGTGGTTTCACCGCTAACAAATGGGTTTCAGGTGTGACGCCTTGTGGGCACAAAAAATGTCCAGTTAGTGCTTCTCAAACGTTCACCGCCCGCTGTGTGTCACATGTGAGTAACTTCAGACAACTTCCTGACCCAATAGTCCAGAGGTCATGTATGAAAACAGCGTCAGTGAGGTGGTTGTTACATTTCTTCACACTAGCTGCACTCAGCAGCGTTAGGAAGGTTTAGTTTGCTTTTATGGTGAGAACATAAGAGAAATGCTCCTTTGGTCCTATTCTGTCAGAGTACTGTACCGTGGGTGTACTGTGCTTTAAACAAATAACATGTTTTCTAGTGAAATACTAAGTACATCCCACGTTTCTCTGTTTTCCTGCAAGCAAAGGTTGTTACACTCGTGTTAAAACATGCAATACATTCAGCATCCTATCCACTAAACTGCAGCACCTTCAGAAGCCAACAGTATctcccacacaaattatttttagacacaaaaactaaagaatatttaaaagaaaaatcagggAGTAATCCGATCCCTGCTGCACGTTTCTGCTTGAGCTTCACATCGATGTTGGACAGAGAAAAAGCTGCAGCCATTGGAGAAGATTTCCACATCAGTGACGAGATGCCAGCTGAGTTTTAAAGTAACACCAGAGGCaaaaaattgaataaaataaagtaaaatccTACCTTAAAAGTGGGAGACAAGTAGTTCTTGAGGAACCAGAACTTGACAGGAGTTTTGGTGTGCTTTAGAACTGACAGCATCATGATCCtgagagagaggaggacagtAAAGTAAAAAGACTGGTGGCAACAGAACTGGGAAGAAAAAGACTCTAAAATCAAAAGTATAAGGAAGAAGCAGGGATGTTcgctttcaaggatttttggcTGACACAACAATCCCCTTTCTTTGCCCGGTCACATCTCTGACACCCACCTGAGGAACCTCTCGTACAGATGCCCCGAGGCCACAGAGAAGATGTTGATCGTATCGTCCTTGTCTTGCTTGGGCTCTTCAGTCTTGCCTCCACCCGTGAAACCTCTGaaagacaaaatgaaaagcGATTATTTGACAGTTTTGAacatttgaaaattaaaaatgagatCACTGTTTTGAGCTGCACCTGGTCAGGGAATTCCAGAAACCAGTGTCGTTCTCCTCCGTCCCATCACTCAGCAGCTCCTCGCTGAACTTGTCTGGCTTCTTTTGGACCTGATCAACACACAATCATAACTGAGTCAGTCACAACATACTatgggaggaaaaaagaagaaaatcaattATTCTGTTTAAAAATATGAATCAAATATCATATGACATGGTTTTGATTCAGGACTGAAACTTACACAAAACATTAGTGGTTGAGTTTTTACTCTGACTTAAATTTTGTATTGGCTTTAAGATCACACGAGATCGCATGTTCACATGTTGTCATGAGTTCAAGAGTGTAATTCTCTAAATATTAAGTTAAAGTGCTTCAGGTGATTGCTTTCTTACACAGCTTTGCTCTTTGGGCACATTATCAAAGCTAATGCTAAGCTGCTGCGGCGATGTTGCCTTCAAAAA
This is a stretch of genomic DNA from Pelmatolapia mariae isolate MD_Pm_ZW linkage group LG16_19, Pm_UMD_F_2, whole genome shotgun sequence. It encodes these proteins:
- the LOC134646290 gene encoding transcription factor Sp3-like isoform X2; the protein is MASADVDSSQSEFLQPGGAAETQTTDMSAIQLTGSDRWEVLTPVSAGKEDQGVVHIPNSGIITSNGQYVLPIGSIPSQPIYVTATGSEAAANGVSGIQYQVIPQIQNADGTIAGFPTQGLDDGTGQIQLLQDGSQGSIGISCATTATTDLLTQAGQVQSIQGVSLTGGSAYTGTMPVGLPGNITFVPINSVDLESLGLTGAQTVPIATGVTPEGQLIMSSQALETQNQDTGAKQSLVTVSDPRANQELYVPTTTTTSSSNSAQLPETIDGTGVLTQATAVSAGVSDPSSSENYNSHNHLQQIQVSSSNATTISQPILQLSGDSQAQVAQVAQGQDLTAAAGQTLQSVQLVNPGTFLIQAQTVTATGQIQWQTFQVQGVQSLQGLQLPQGQGQAQQLTLAPVQTLPLGQTGQVSLPNLQTVTVNSVTQTGVQYSQGEDANSPAGIQIKEEPDSEEWQLSGDSTLNPSDLNNLRVQMGDEDMETPSGEGKRLRRVACTCPNCKESGGRGSGMGKKKQHICHIAGCGKVYGKTSHLRAHLRWHSGERPFVCNWMFCGKRFTRSDELQRHRRTHTGEKKFVCSECSKRFMRSDHLAKHIKTHQNKKGGVPPSTSPPTSDAVITTDGTTLILQATNAHDLVANQEIPLQLVTVAPSEVME
- the LOC134646290 gene encoding transcription factor Sp3-like isoform X1, producing the protein MTAPEQPLKQGEMASADVDSSQSEFLQPGGAAETQTTDMSAIQLTGSDRWEVLTPVSAGKEDQGVVHIPNSGIITSNGQYVLPIGSIPSQPIYVTATGSEAAANGVSGIQYQVIPQIQNADGTIAGFPTQGLDDGTGQIQLLQDGSQGSIGISCATTATTDLLTQAGQVQSIQGVSLTGGSAYTGTMPVGLPGNITFVPINSVDLESLGLTGAQTVPIATGVTPEGQLIMSSQALETQNQDTGAKQSLVTVSDPRANQELYVPTTTTTSSSNSAQLPETIDGTGVLTQATAVSAGVSDPSSSENYNSHNHLQQIQVSSSNATTISQPILQLSGDSQAQVAQVAQGQDLTAAAGQTLQSVQLVNPGTFLIQAQTVTATGQIQWQTFQVQGVQSLQGLQLPQGQGQAQQLTLAPVQTLPLGQTGQVSLPNLQTVTVNSVTQTGVQYSQGEDANSPAGIQIKEEPDSEEWQLSGDSTLNPSDLNNLRVQMGDEDMETPSGEGKRLRRVACTCPNCKESGGRGSGMGKKKQHICHIAGCGKVYGKTSHLRAHLRWHSGERPFVCNWMFCGKRFTRSDELQRHRRTHTGEKKFVCSECSKRFMRSDHLAKHIKTHQNKKGGVPPSTSPPTSDAVITTDGTTLILQATNAHDLVANQEIPLQLVTVAPSEVME
- the LOC134646290 gene encoding transcription factor Sp3-like isoform X3 — protein: MSAIQLTGSDRWEVLTPVSAGKEDQGVVHIPNSGIITSNGQYVLPIGSIPSQPIYVTATGSEAAANGVSGIQYQVIPQIQNADGTIAGFPTQGLDDGTGQIQLLQDGSQGSIGISCATTATTDLLTQAGQVQSIQGVSLTGGSAYTGTMPVGLPGNITFVPINSVDLESLGLTGAQTVPIATGVTPEGQLIMSSQALETQNQDTGAKQSLVTVSDPRANQELYVPTTTTTSSSNSAQLPETIDGTGVLTQATAVSAGVSDPSSSENYNSHNHLQQIQVSSSNATTISQPILQLSGDSQAQVAQVAQGQDLTAAAGQTLQSVQLVNPGTFLIQAQTVTATGQIQWQTFQVQGVQSLQGLQLPQGQGQAQQLTLAPVQTLPLGQTGQVSLPNLQTVTVNSVTQTGVQYSQGEDANSPAGIQIKEEPDSEEWQLSGDSTLNPSDLNNLRVQMGDEDMETPSGEGKRLRRVACTCPNCKESGGRGSGMGKKKQHICHIAGCGKVYGKTSHLRAHLRWHSGERPFVCNWMFCGKRFTRSDELQRHRRTHTGEKKFVCSECSKRFMRSDHLAKHIKTHQNKKGGVPPSTSPPTSDAVITTDGTTLILQATNAHDLVANQEIPLQLVTVAPSEVME